One region of Esox lucius isolate fEsoLuc1 chromosome 17, fEsoLuc1.pri, whole genome shotgun sequence genomic DNA includes:
- the lactbl1b gene encoding putative beta-lactamase-like 1 isoform X1 translates to MGKTGSKVLRDTSMDGVQPQQCLFQPAPAAPIEDLTKTKKMKVKWTHLGMVFFLLLSLVMTGCFLWQYQMPKLLPDEGMGSNAKSERMCPRFPEPLPLEHPIPTLKEALEKVDTVLRHSVNPTSLPSLSAIVIFNDTILWTGNFGKRNGSDPLSSPPNEYTIYRIASLSKIFPTLMLYRLWEDGKIASLDDPLEKYVDNFTIKNPLGKSRDSQLKYVTDGLIFLDSGEVQIRSSSVTLRRMASQLSGLPRRLRATNLLWKGKTQAAVNLLQDDVLVADPGTKCHYSNLAFSLLAHVMAEKVVGLDYQRWINDNILDRLGMEDTGFDITQGIQSQMAVGVYSSGQPAPLYDLGWYRPSGQMFSTAADLAKLAMMLLGAYHRKLLEPDTLKIMLTPLFRCDKDYFANRTGTPWEVNEQLGYELVRKDGDLDGYSATFSLVPRLKLGLVVLMAGTRPQNQDVVAKAYSHIIPAMEKAFREAKKILIPPPNPDPYIGFFTYGNITFYEIKAGPDGVLIMQQFGPQIEDLIPERYRTIKLNYLVDRVFRVVFEKEYPCVLRVSTASVSLEAQDGQLFNFYMFDKRGMSPGFDAPGLNTYNVVRISSRPTFSN, encoded by the exons ATGGGGAAAACAGGCAGCAAAGTGCTAAGAGATACGTCAATGGATGGAGTTCAGCCACAGCAG TGTCTGTTTCAGCCTGCCCCTGCTGCTCCTATAGAGGATCTTACCAAGACTAAGAAGATGAAGGTGAAATGGACACATCTGGGCATGGTGTTCTTCCTGTTGCTCTCACTGGTCATGACAGGATGTTTCCTTTGGCAGTACCAAATGCCAAAGTTGCTGCCTG ATGAAGGCATGGGAAGCAATGCCAAATCAGAACGGATGTGCCCACGCTTCCCTGAGCCTCTTCCTTTGGAGCACCCTATCCCTACCCTAAAAGAAGCATTGGAGAAG GTGGACACAGTGCTACGCCATAGTGTCAACCCTACAAGTCTTCCCTCTTTGTCTGCCATTGTGATTTTCAATGACACCATTCTGTGGACTGGGAACTTTGGCAAGAGGAATGGAAGTGACCCACTTTCATCTCCACCCAATGAGTACACCATCTACAG GATTGCTAGTCTTTCCAAGATCTTCCCAACTCTGATGCTGTACAGACTGTGGGAAGATGGTAAAATAGCCTCTCTGGATGACCCACTAGAGAAATATGTGGATAACTTCACCATTAAAAACCCTCTGGGCAAGTCACGAGACTCTCAGCTCAAGTATGTGACAGACGGTCTGATTTTCCTGGACAGCGGAGAAGTTCAGATCCGATCCTCATCTGTAACCTTGCGCAGGATGGCCAGCCAGCTCTCAG GTCTACCAAGAAGACTTAGAGCCACAAACTTACTTTGGAAGGGTAAAACACAGGCTGCAGTGAATCTGTTGCAAGACGATGTTCTCGTTGCAGACCCTGGCACCAA ATGCCACTACAGTAATCTAGCCTTCTCCTTACTAGCCCACGTCATGGCTGAGAAGGTGGTGGGTCTGGACTACCAGCGATGGATCAATGATAACATCCTGGACCGGCTGGGAATGGAAGATACAGGTTTTGATATCACACAAGGGATTCAGAGCCAAATGGCTGTGGGTGTCTACTCCAGTGGCCAGCCGGCCCCGCTTTATGACCTGGGCTGGTACCGTCCCTCAGGCCAGATGTTCTCCACCGCTGCTGACCTGGCCAAACTAGCTATGATGCTGCTAGGGGCGTACCATCGGAAGCTCCTGGAGCCCGACACCCTGAAAATCATGCTGACCCCTCTCTTCCGCTGTGATAAGGATTACTTTGCCAACCGCACCGGAACGCCTTGGGAGGTAAACGAGCAGCTCGGCTATGAGCTGGTGCGTAAAGACGGAGACCTAGATGGCTACTCAGCCACCTTCTCACTGGTCCCCAGGCTTAAGCTGGGTCTTGTGGTCCTGATGGCTGGAACCAGACCTCAGAACCAGGACGTGGTGGCCAAGGCTTACAGCCATATCATACCTGCCATGGAGAAAGCATTCCGGGAGGCCAAAAAGATCCTCATTCCTCCCCCTAATCCAGACCCTTATATAGGCTTCTTTACCTATGGAAACATCACCTTCTATGAAATCAAAGCTGGACCAGACGGGGTTCTGATCATGCAGCAGTTTGGACCTCAGATTGAGGACCTGATCCCAGAGAGATATCGGACGATAAAACTGAACTATCTGGTGGACAGAGTGTTCAGGGTGGTGTTTGAGAAGGAGTATCCTTGTGTTCTGCGGGTCAGCACAGCCTCTGTATCACTTGAAGCCCAAGACGGGCAGCTCTTTAACTTTTACATGTTTGACAAGCGGGGTATGTCCCCAGGTTTCGATGCACCCGGACTGAATACGTATAACGTGGTCCGAATATCCAGTAGGCCAACTTTCTCTAACTGA
- the lactbl1b gene encoding putative beta-lactamase-like 1 isoform X3, protein MKVKWTHLGMVFFLLLSLVMTGCFLWQYQMPKLLPDEGMGSNAKSERMCPRFPEPLPLEHPIPTLKEALEKVDTVLRHSVNPTSLPSLSAIVIFNDTILWTGNFGKRNGSDPLSSPPNEYTIYRIASLSKIFPTLMLYRLWEDGKIASLDDPLEKYVDNFTIKNPLGKSRDSQLKYVTDGLIFLDSGEVQIRSSSVTLRRMASQLSGLPRRLRATNLLWKGKTQAAVNLLQDDVLVADPGTKCHYSNLAFSLLAHVMAEKVVGLDYQRWINDNILDRLGMEDTGFDITQGIQSQMAVGVYSSGQPAPLYDLGWYRPSGQMFSTAADLAKLAMMLLGAYHRKLLEPDTLKIMLTPLFRCDKDYFANRTGTPWEVNEQLGYELVRKDGDLDGYSATFSLVPRLKLGLVVLMAGTRPQNQDVVAKAYSHIIPAMEKAFREAKKILIPPPNPDPYIGFFTYGNITFYEIKAGPDGVLIMQQFGPQIEDLIPERYRTIKLNYLVDRVFRVVFEKEYPCVLRVSTASVSLEAQDGQLFNFYMFDKRGMSPGFDAPGLNTYNVVRISSRPTFSN, encoded by the exons ATGAAGGTGAAATGGACACATCTGGGCATGGTGTTCTTCCTGTTGCTCTCACTGGTCATGACAGGATGTTTCCTTTGGCAGTACCAAATGCCAAAGTTGCTGCCTG ATGAAGGCATGGGAAGCAATGCCAAATCAGAACGGATGTGCCCACGCTTCCCTGAGCCTCTTCCTTTGGAGCACCCTATCCCTACCCTAAAAGAAGCATTGGAGAAG GTGGACACAGTGCTACGCCATAGTGTCAACCCTACAAGTCTTCCCTCTTTGTCTGCCATTGTGATTTTCAATGACACCATTCTGTGGACTGGGAACTTTGGCAAGAGGAATGGAAGTGACCCACTTTCATCTCCACCCAATGAGTACACCATCTACAG GATTGCTAGTCTTTCCAAGATCTTCCCAACTCTGATGCTGTACAGACTGTGGGAAGATGGTAAAATAGCCTCTCTGGATGACCCACTAGAGAAATATGTGGATAACTTCACCATTAAAAACCCTCTGGGCAAGTCACGAGACTCTCAGCTCAAGTATGTGACAGACGGTCTGATTTTCCTGGACAGCGGAGAAGTTCAGATCCGATCCTCATCTGTAACCTTGCGCAGGATGGCCAGCCAGCTCTCAG GTCTACCAAGAAGACTTAGAGCCACAAACTTACTTTGGAAGGGTAAAACACAGGCTGCAGTGAATCTGTTGCAAGACGATGTTCTCGTTGCAGACCCTGGCACCAA ATGCCACTACAGTAATCTAGCCTTCTCCTTACTAGCCCACGTCATGGCTGAGAAGGTGGTGGGTCTGGACTACCAGCGATGGATCAATGATAACATCCTGGACCGGCTGGGAATGGAAGATACAGGTTTTGATATCACACAAGGGATTCAGAGCCAAATGGCTGTGGGTGTCTACTCCAGTGGCCAGCCGGCCCCGCTTTATGACCTGGGCTGGTACCGTCCCTCAGGCCAGATGTTCTCCACCGCTGCTGACCTGGCCAAACTAGCTATGATGCTGCTAGGGGCGTACCATCGGAAGCTCCTGGAGCCCGACACCCTGAAAATCATGCTGACCCCTCTCTTCCGCTGTGATAAGGATTACTTTGCCAACCGCACCGGAACGCCTTGGGAGGTAAACGAGCAGCTCGGCTATGAGCTGGTGCGTAAAGACGGAGACCTAGATGGCTACTCAGCCACCTTCTCACTGGTCCCCAGGCTTAAGCTGGGTCTTGTGGTCCTGATGGCTGGAACCAGACCTCAGAACCAGGACGTGGTGGCCAAGGCTTACAGCCATATCATACCTGCCATGGAGAAAGCATTCCGGGAGGCCAAAAAGATCCTCATTCCTCCCCCTAATCCAGACCCTTATATAGGCTTCTTTACCTATGGAAACATCACCTTCTATGAAATCAAAGCTGGACCAGACGGGGTTCTGATCATGCAGCAGTTTGGACCTCAGATTGAGGACCTGATCCCAGAGAGATATCGGACGATAAAACTGAACTATCTGGTGGACAGAGTGTTCAGGGTGGTGTTTGAGAAGGAGTATCCTTGTGTTCTGCGGGTCAGCACAGCCTCTGTATCACTTGAAGCCCAAGACGGGCAGCTCTTTAACTTTTACATGTTTGACAAGCGGGGTATGTCCCCAGGTTTCGATGCACCCGGACTGAATACGTATAACGTGGTCCGAATATCCAGTAGGCCAACTTTCTCTAACTGA
- the lactbl1b gene encoding putative beta-lactamase-like 1 isoform X2, whose product MGKTGSKVLRDTSMDGVQPQQPAPAAPIEDLTKTKKMKVKWTHLGMVFFLLLSLVMTGCFLWQYQMPKLLPDEGMGSNAKSERMCPRFPEPLPLEHPIPTLKEALEKVDTVLRHSVNPTSLPSLSAIVIFNDTILWTGNFGKRNGSDPLSSPPNEYTIYRIASLSKIFPTLMLYRLWEDGKIASLDDPLEKYVDNFTIKNPLGKSRDSQLKYVTDGLIFLDSGEVQIRSSSVTLRRMASQLSGLPRRLRATNLLWKGKTQAAVNLLQDDVLVADPGTKCHYSNLAFSLLAHVMAEKVVGLDYQRWINDNILDRLGMEDTGFDITQGIQSQMAVGVYSSGQPAPLYDLGWYRPSGQMFSTAADLAKLAMMLLGAYHRKLLEPDTLKIMLTPLFRCDKDYFANRTGTPWEVNEQLGYELVRKDGDLDGYSATFSLVPRLKLGLVVLMAGTRPQNQDVVAKAYSHIIPAMEKAFREAKKILIPPPNPDPYIGFFTYGNITFYEIKAGPDGVLIMQQFGPQIEDLIPERYRTIKLNYLVDRVFRVVFEKEYPCVLRVSTASVSLEAQDGQLFNFYMFDKRGMSPGFDAPGLNTYNVVRISSRPTFSN is encoded by the exons ATGGGGAAAACAGGCAGCAAAGTGCTAAGAGATACGTCAATGGATGGAGTTCAGCCACAGCAG CCTGCCCCTGCTGCTCCTATAGAGGATCTTACCAAGACTAAGAAGATGAAGGTGAAATGGACACATCTGGGCATGGTGTTCTTCCTGTTGCTCTCACTGGTCATGACAGGATGTTTCCTTTGGCAGTACCAAATGCCAAAGTTGCTGCCTG ATGAAGGCATGGGAAGCAATGCCAAATCAGAACGGATGTGCCCACGCTTCCCTGAGCCTCTTCCTTTGGAGCACCCTATCCCTACCCTAAAAGAAGCATTGGAGAAG GTGGACACAGTGCTACGCCATAGTGTCAACCCTACAAGTCTTCCCTCTTTGTCTGCCATTGTGATTTTCAATGACACCATTCTGTGGACTGGGAACTTTGGCAAGAGGAATGGAAGTGACCCACTTTCATCTCCACCCAATGAGTACACCATCTACAG GATTGCTAGTCTTTCCAAGATCTTCCCAACTCTGATGCTGTACAGACTGTGGGAAGATGGTAAAATAGCCTCTCTGGATGACCCACTAGAGAAATATGTGGATAACTTCACCATTAAAAACCCTCTGGGCAAGTCACGAGACTCTCAGCTCAAGTATGTGACAGACGGTCTGATTTTCCTGGACAGCGGAGAAGTTCAGATCCGATCCTCATCTGTAACCTTGCGCAGGATGGCCAGCCAGCTCTCAG GTCTACCAAGAAGACTTAGAGCCACAAACTTACTTTGGAAGGGTAAAACACAGGCTGCAGTGAATCTGTTGCAAGACGATGTTCTCGTTGCAGACCCTGGCACCAA ATGCCACTACAGTAATCTAGCCTTCTCCTTACTAGCCCACGTCATGGCTGAGAAGGTGGTGGGTCTGGACTACCAGCGATGGATCAATGATAACATCCTGGACCGGCTGGGAATGGAAGATACAGGTTTTGATATCACACAAGGGATTCAGAGCCAAATGGCTGTGGGTGTCTACTCCAGTGGCCAGCCGGCCCCGCTTTATGACCTGGGCTGGTACCGTCCCTCAGGCCAGATGTTCTCCACCGCTGCTGACCTGGCCAAACTAGCTATGATGCTGCTAGGGGCGTACCATCGGAAGCTCCTGGAGCCCGACACCCTGAAAATCATGCTGACCCCTCTCTTCCGCTGTGATAAGGATTACTTTGCCAACCGCACCGGAACGCCTTGGGAGGTAAACGAGCAGCTCGGCTATGAGCTGGTGCGTAAAGACGGAGACCTAGATGGCTACTCAGCCACCTTCTCACTGGTCCCCAGGCTTAAGCTGGGTCTTGTGGTCCTGATGGCTGGAACCAGACCTCAGAACCAGGACGTGGTGGCCAAGGCTTACAGCCATATCATACCTGCCATGGAGAAAGCATTCCGGGAGGCCAAAAAGATCCTCATTCCTCCCCCTAATCCAGACCCTTATATAGGCTTCTTTACCTATGGAAACATCACCTTCTATGAAATCAAAGCTGGACCAGACGGGGTTCTGATCATGCAGCAGTTTGGACCTCAGATTGAGGACCTGATCCCAGAGAGATATCGGACGATAAAACTGAACTATCTGGTGGACAGAGTGTTCAGGGTGGTGTTTGAGAAGGAGTATCCTTGTGTTCTGCGGGTCAGCACAGCCTCTGTATCACTTGAAGCCCAAGACGGGCAGCTCTTTAACTTTTACATGTTTGACAAGCGGGGTATGTCCCCAGGTTTCGATGCACCCGGACTGAATACGTATAACGTGGTCCGAATATCCAGTAGGCCAACTTTCTCTAACTGA